Below is a genomic region from Microbacterium galbinum.
GTCGTCTTTCAGGCTCGGCGCTCTAGAATCGGGAGACACATCTCCGGGGGTTTCCTACATGCAGCTTCTCTCGTCGCGCCGCTGGCGCGCCGCCGCGGCCAGTGCGGTCGTGCTCGGACTCGTCCTCACCGGATGCACCTCCGAAGACAGCTTCACCTACGAGCCTCCGGCGCAGGTCGACGGCGCTCTGCCCGACGACATGACCGCGCAGATGCAGGAAGCCGTCGACAACGCGATCCGCGCGTCGGGCTCGTCGGCCGCGATCGTCGGGGTCTGGGCCCCGTGGAGCGGCCAGTGGGTGACGGGCGTCGGCTCGCAGGAGCCCGGTGGTGAGACTCCGGTCGATGTCGACATGTCGTTCCGCATCGCCGATGTCACGCGCCTCATGACGTGCGATGTGCTCTACGCGCTCGCCGACGAGGGCACCGTCGACCTCGACGGCGCCGTTCCCGACTACGTGTCGGGCGTGCCCGACCTCGAGGACGTCACCCTCCTCGACCTCTGCAACGGCACCTCGGGCCTCGGATCGTCGGAGGAGAAGATCAAGGCGGAGTGGCTGAAGACCCCCGACCGCGTGTGGGCTCCGCTCGAGCTGGCCGGCTTCGGCCTCGCCGCTCCGCGCACTCCCGTGGCGACGACGTACCGCGACTCCGACGCCGGGTACCTGCTGCTCGGCCTCGCGCTCGAGCGCGCCTCCGGGATGTCGGCGTCGCAGCTGATCGCCGAGTACGTGACCGAGCCGCTCGGCCTCGCGAACACCTCGCTCCCGCCCTCGACCTCCGCGACGCCGTCGACCGGCGAGGTGCTCCAGGGCCACTACCTGAACCCGGTCGAGGGCGGCTTCGCCTGCAGCGCCCCCGTCGACATCACGAAGATGTCGTCGAGCTCGGGGTTCACCGATTCGGGTGCCGTCTCGACGATCGCCGACCTCGGTCGCTATGCGCAGGCCGAAGCCCGTCAGGTGCTGCGCACGAAGGAGGAGCCCGACCGCTTCGCCGCGCCGCTGCCCGCGTTCGACGGTGCCGAATCCTGGTACCAGGCCACGGGCGGCGCGTTCCTGGTCGGTTCGATGGTCGGTCAGCACGGGTGGACTCCCGGTTACGCGACCGCCGCGTACTCCGATCCCGCGAGCGGATTCACCGTCGCCGTGGTGCTGAACAACTCGACCGCGGGTGCGGGTATCGCGCAGTCCCTGGCCTGGGAGCTCGCGGCCATCGGCTCGAAGGCTCCGGCCGCCGACGGGCAGACCGCTCCCGATTTCGGTCTGCCGTTCACCGCCGAGCAGTATCGCGAAGCGGTCAACGCGGCAGCACTGCCGTGCGTCGAGCCGCCCGTCGAGTGATCTGAGCCCGAGAGCCGGGGCTACTCGCCGTCGGCTTCCGGCATCCCCGGGCCGGCGCCCGGTCGCACCTCGGCGTCGTCGCGGATGTCGATGCGCGTCGTGCCGTCGTGCTCGCTCACGTCGATGCGGGGAGCGGCATCCGCTTCGGTCGACTCGGGCGCCGACGTGAGTTGGTCGTGACGGTTCGCTTCGAAGTCCTCGCCGTCGTTCGCGGTGTCATTCTGCGTGCTCATGGGTGTTCTCCTCGGTGGGGTGGTGGGTGGTCGTATCGGCGCGTCGTCGCGCGAGGCGGGTGAGCAGGAAGAGCACGGCTCCGACGGCCAGCAGGATGGCGCCGAACAGCCAGACCTCGGGGCTCTGCTGAGTGAAGAGCAGGATGCACGACAGAATGCCGAGCACGGGGACGAACGTCCACACCCGGAAGTGCGGATGGTCGACCTTGTCGCGACGCAGTACCAGCACCGAGACGTTGGCGCTGAGGAACACGATCAGCAAGAGGAGCACGACCGTCGCGGCGAGCGTCTCGAGGTCGCCGACGAGGGTGAGGCCCATCGCGACCAGCGTGGTGACGGGGATCGCGACCCATGGCGTCTTGCGCTTCGGCAGCACACGCGAGAGCACGTCCGGCAGCAGCTTCTGCTCGGACATGCCGTAGGTCAGGCGGCTGACCATGATCATCGTGAGCAGTGCGCCGTTGGCGACGGCGATGAGGGCGATGAGGCTGAACAGCCAGGAGGGAATGCTGGCCCCGGCGGCCTCGACGACCGCGAGCAGGGGGCCGGAGGACTCCTGCAGCTCGGAGGCCGGCAGGGCGATCGAGCTCGCGAGACCGACCAGCACGTAGACGACGCCGGCGGTGAGGAGCGAGGCGAACAGTGCGCGCGGGTACGTGCGGCTGGGGTTCTTGACCTCTTCGATCATGTTCGCGGAGGTCTCGAAGCCGACGAAGGAGTAGTACGCGATCACGGCGCCGGCGAGCACGGCGAGTGCCGCGGGGGTGCCCTCCGGCGTCTCGACGACGCGGGAGGCATCGCCCCCGCCACCGAAGAAGAACACCGAGACGACGGCGATCACGATGACCAGACCGCTGAGCTCGATGGCGGTCATGACCAGGTTCGCTCCGAGGGATTCTCGGATGCCGCGGGCGTTGAGAAGCGCGACGACGGCGAGGAAGGCGATCGCCACGGGTGTGGTCGGCAGGTCGATGAAGGTGCCGAGGTAGTCGCCGGCGAACGCGATCGAGAGGCCGGCGGCGCTCACGACACCGGCGGCGAGCATGCTGAAGCCGACGAGGAACGAGATGACCGGACTGCGGAAAGCCCGCTCGGCGAAGACCGCGGCGCCACCGGCGCGCGGATACTTCGTGACGAGTTCGGCGTACGACCCCGCGGTGAGCAGCGCGAGCAGGAGTGCGACGAGCAGCGGTGCCCACAGCATCCCGCCGACCTTCTCGGACAGCACGCCCATGAGCGCGTAGATGCCGGCACCGAGGACATCGCCCAGGATGAAGGCGAACAGGAGCGGACCGGTGATCGCCCGCCGCAGTCGCGTCGGGGCTTCGGCCGCCGGGGCCTTTTCGGTTGTCATCCTCGGAACACTAGGGGCGCGGCATCCGTTCGGCGACGGGCTTGACAGGGTGATATTCGTTCAGCGATTTCTCAGGAATGCCGCGCGTCGCGCGACACGCCCGGGGGAGGTGCCGATAGTTTTCAGCCGGCGGTCCGGGGGGATCGCGCACCACCAGACTCGAGAAACGGGATCTCCATGACCGGTACGGCACGCAAGGCGGTCGCAGAAGCGCTCGCCACCTTCCTCTTCGTTCTCAGCATCATCGGCGCGGTGAACAGCGGCAGCGCGCTGACCCCGCTCGCGATCGGCTTCGCGCTCGCCGTGCTGATCTTCGCGACCGGGCACATCTCCGGTGCCCACCTCAACCCGGCCGTCACGGTCGGTGTCTTCGTGCGCGGCGGCCTCAGCGTCGCCGACCTGATCGCCTACATCGTCGCCCAGGCCATCGGTGGCGTGCTGGCCGCGCTCGTCAGTGCCGTCTGGTGGGCGCCCGAGAAGGAGGCCATGGTCGTGCAGGTCGGCCCGGCGTTCCTCGTCGAAGCGATCTTCACGTTCTTCCTCGTCTACGTCGTGCTGAACGTGGCCACGGCCACGGGAACCGCGGGCAACTCGTTCTACGGCCTCGCGATCGGTGGCGTGGTGTTCGTCGGTGCGACGACGGTCGGCTCGATCTCGGGCGGCGGCTTCAACCCGGCGGTCGCGCTCGGCCTCTCGGTCAGCGGTCACTTCGCCTGGAGCTCGCTGTGGCTCTACATCGTCGCCCCGATCGTCGGCGGCGCCCTCGCGGCCCTCGCGTTCCGTCTGCTCAACAGCGACGACGTGAAGAAGATCGCCGCGGCCGAGTAACTCGGGGCGGGCCCTTCGTCTCGCTGCGCTCGCTCAGGGACCGGAAGAAACCCGGTTCCTGAGCGAGGAGCGAAGCGACGAGACGAAGGGCCCTACCCCTCGCGCAGCATCCGCCTCACGGGGGATGCGGCGGGCGGATGCCGCGGCATACCGTGAGGGCATGCTGATCGTCGAGGAACTCCACCTGCTGCTGCTCCGGCCGGATGGCCGGGTCGAGTCGAGCGTGAGCACCAACCGCCTGTTCGGTGAGATCGCGGCCGTGATCGTCGACCTCGTGCTGCATCATCGCGTGACCGTGGGCGAGGGCAAGAACCCCGCGATCACGATCGTCTCCGCCGAGCCGACCGGGCATCCGGTTCTGGATGCCGCGCTCGCCCGTCTCGCGCCGGTGAACGGCAAGAGGCTGCAGTCGCTCGTAATGCGGTCGAAGCTCGATCCTCTCGATGAGGTCGTCGAATCCCTGGTCACGCAGGGGATTCTGGCGCGCGGCGAGCGGGGCTTCTTCGGGTGGGGCGCCGAGCGCACTCCCGAGTCCGATCCCGGTCCCGAGACGCTGCTGCGTTCGCGTCTCGCCGCGGTGATCGCGGGAACGCTCGCGCCGACCCAGGCCGATCTCGCGCTGCTCGCCATCCTGCAGGGGATGAATGCGGCGCATCCGCTGTTGCGCGACGAGGTGGGGCCGATCTCGTCGGGTCGACTCAAGAAGCGCATCGAGCAGCTCACCGAGGGCAGCCCGACGGGCGATGCCGTGTCGCGCGCGGTCACCATGGTCATCTCGGCCGCGATGATGGCCGCGATGACCCCGGTCTTCGTCGCGACGATCACCTGACCCTGCCTGCGGGTCAGCGCAGGACGGATGCCGCCTGCCGGGCCATGCCGACCGCGACGTACTCCGCCGCCTCCGGCACCTCGACCGGCAGACCGAACACCAGCGGCGCGATCTCCCGCACGGCACGGGACTGAGCGCCGCCGCCGACGAGCAGCACCCGATCGAGAGGGATGCCGAGCTCGCGGAGCGCGTCGAGACCGAAGCGCAGCCCGCCGAGCATCCCCTCGACCGCGGCGCGCGCCAGGTTCTCGCGCGTCGTCGAGGCGAGCGTCATGGCGTTCAGGCTCGCGGTCGCCTCGGGCAGGTTTGGCGAGCGCTCCCCCTCGAAGTACGGCACGAGTTCGAGCCCGCCCGCTCCGGGCGACGCCTCCAGCGCGAGGGTGCTCAATCCGTCATGGTCCACGTCGAGCAGGCGCGCGATCACGTCGAGCACGCGTGCGGCGTTGAGGGTGCAGACGAGGGGCAGGTAGCCGTCGGCGGCATCCGCGAAGCCCGCCACGATCCCGCTCGGATCGGCCACACCCCGGTCGGTCACCGCGAAGATCGTTCCCGAGGTGCCGATCGACACCACCACGTCGCCCGTCCGGGCACCGACGCCCAGGGCGACGGCGGCATTGTCGCCGGCACCGGGCGCGACGCGCCGGCCCGCGGCATCCGTCACCGATTCGCGGGCGCCGAGCACCCGCGGCAGCACGGCGTCGTGGCCGAGCGCGGCGACGAGAAGTTCGCGGTCGTACTCCCCGGTGCGGGGATTCCAGTAGCCGGTGCCCGAGGCATCCGATCGGTCGGTCACCAGCTCGCCGAGGTCGGGCCGCTCGGGTCCGAAGCCGCGCAGGCGCCAGGTGAGCCAGTCGTGAGGCAGCGCGACGGCGGCGACCCGGGCGGCGTTGTCGGGTTCGTGATCGCGCAGCCAGCGCAGTTTTGTGATCGTGAACGATGCCACCGGTACGAGGCCGGTGCGATCGGCGAGGACGGATGCCCCGAACTCGCCGATCAGATCGTCAGCCGCCTGCGCGGAACGGGTGTCGTTCCACAGCAGCGCATCGCGGATGACGCGGCCCTCGGCGTCGAGCGCGACCATGCCGTGCTGCTGACCGCCGATGGCCCACGCCTCGATGTCGTCGAGGCCCCCGGCGTCCGCGATCGCCTGCTGCAGCGCGTCCCACCACGCCTCGGGATCGACCGACGTGCCGTCGGGGTGAGGGGCGCGGCCGGAGCGCACGATGGCACCCGTCACGGAGTCGACGACGACCACCTTGCAGGACTGGGTCGAGGAGTCGACCCCGAGGACGAGTGCCATCGCCGGACTCAGCGGGCGCCGAGCAGGTGCTCGGTGGCGAGCTGCTGCAGACGCACGAAGCCGAATCCCTTGCCGCCGAGGTACGCGTTCGCGTCGAAGTCCTCGTAGGCCGCGCGGTCGGCGAGCAGGTCGTCGTAGCTCTCGCCCTCGTTCAGGGTGGGCGTCGAGAGCTCGGCGACCTTCGCGGCGGCGAGTGCCTCCTGCACCTCGGGGTCGGCACGGAAGGCCGCGGCGCGCTCCTTGAGCAGCAGGTAGGTACGCATGTTGGCGGCGGCGCTGTCCCAGACCCCGGTCTCGTCCTCGGTGCGCGACGGCTTGTAGTCGAAGTGGCGGGGGCCGTCGTAGGCCGGAACCCCGCCGGGGCCGCCGTTCTCGAGCAGATCGACGAGCGAGAACGCGTTGTGCAGGTCGCCGTGACCGAACACGAGGTCCTGGTCGTACTTGATGCCGCGCTGACCGTTGAGGTCGATGTGGAAGAGCTTGCCGTGGTACAGCGCCTGGGCGATGCCGGCGGTGAAGTTGAGGCCCGCCATCTGCTCGTGCCCGACCTCGGGGTTGACGCCCACGAGCTCGGGGCGCTCGAGGGAGTCGATGAACGCGATCGCGTGGCCGAGCGTCGGCAGCAGGATGTCGCCGCGGGGCTCGTTGGGCTTGGGCTCGATCGCGAAGCGGATGTCGTAGCCCTTGTCGGTGACGTAGTCGCCGAGCAGGTTGACGGCCTCGCGATAACGCTCGAGAGCCGCGCGCACGTCCTTCGCCGAGTCGTACTCGGCGCCCTCGCGGCCACCCCACATCACGAAGGTCTTGGCTCCGAGCTCGGCGGCGAGATCGAGGTTGCGCAGCACCTTGCGCAGCGCGAAGCGGCGCACCTGGCGGTCGTTCGAGGTGAAGCCGCCGTCCTTGAAGACGGGAGCGCTGAAGAGGTTGGTGGTCACCATCGGCACCACGACACCCGTGTCGGCGAGCGCACCCTTCAGGCGGTCGATCTGGGTCTGGCGCTCGGCATCCGTCGATCCGAAGGCGAACAGGTCGTCGTCGTGGAAGGTGAGGCCGTAGGCGCCGAGCTCCGACAGCTTCTCGACGGCGTGCACGACGTCGAGCGCCGGGCGGGTGGGGCCGCCGAACGGGTCGGTGCCGTTGTAGCCGATGGTCCAGAGTCCGAACGAGAACTTGTCGGCGCGGGTGGGGGTGGGCATGATCGCTCCTCTGCGAGTGCTGCGGTGGTCTGCGGGGCCGGGGCGGATGCCGCGGCGCAATAAGTTGTGATTCACAACATAACCGATGACGGGCCGCATCCGCACCCCTAAAGTGGGAACGTGCCCCGTGACCTGACCACCCCGCGCTCCCGCGAAGCGAACCTCGCGCGGATCCTGTCGATCGTCCATCACGACGGCGCCCAGTCGCGATCGGCCCTCACCGAGGCCACCGGGCTCAACCGCTCCACGATCGCCGCCCTCGTCTTCGAACTCGCCGCCGCGGGACTCGTCGACGAGCGCCCGCCGGAATCCTCGTCGCGCGCCGGCCGCCCCTCGCCGGTGGTCGCGCCCTCGGCATCCGTCGTCGCGATCAGCGTGCACCCCGAGGTCGACGCGGTCGAGATCGCCGCCGTCGCCCTCGACCGCCGCATCGTCGTGCGCGAGCGCATCGTCAACACGGCCACCCCGACCGTCGCCGAGGTCGCCGCGCTCGTCGCCACCCGGTTGGCGCACTGGCAGACGGATGCTCT
It encodes:
- a CDS encoding APC family permease, with amino-acid sequence MTTEKAPAAEAPTRLRRAITGPLLFAFILGDVLGAGIYALMGVLSEKVGGMLWAPLLVALLLALLTAGSYAELVTKYPRAGGAAVFAERAFRSPVISFLVGFSMLAAGVVSAAGLSIAFAGDYLGTFIDLPTTPVAIAFLAVVALLNARGIRESLGANLVMTAIELSGLVIVIAVVSVFFFGGGGDASRVVETPEGTPAALAVLAGAVIAYYSFVGFETSANMIEEVKNPSRTYPRALFASLLTAGVVYVLVGLASSIALPASELQESSGPLLAVVEAAGASIPSWLFSLIALIAVANGALLTMIMVSRLTYGMSEQKLLPDVLSRVLPKRKTPWVAIPVTTLVAMGLTLVGDLETLAATVVLLLLIVFLSANVSVLVLRRDKVDHPHFRVWTFVPVLGILSCILLFTQQSPEVWLFGAILLAVGAVLFLLTRLARRRADTTTHHPTEENTHEHAE
- a CDS encoding MIP/aquaporin family protein, giving the protein MTGTARKAVAEALATFLFVLSIIGAVNSGSALTPLAIGFALAVLIFATGHISGAHLNPAVTVGVFVRGGLSVADLIAYIVAQAIGGVLAALVSAVWWAPEKEAMVVQVGPAFLVEAIFTFFLVYVVLNVATATGTAGNSFYGLAIGGVVFVGATTVGSISGGGFNPAVALGLSVSGHFAWSSLWLYIVAPIVGGALAALAFRLLNSDDVKKIAAAE
- the xylA gene encoding xylose isomerase, with translation MPTPTRADKFSFGLWTIGYNGTDPFGGPTRPALDVVHAVEKLSELGAYGLTFHDDDLFAFGSTDAERQTQIDRLKGALADTGVVVPMVTTNLFSAPVFKDGGFTSNDRQVRRFALRKVLRNLDLAAELGAKTFVMWGGREGAEYDSAKDVRAALERYREAVNLLGDYVTDKGYDIRFAIEPKPNEPRGDILLPTLGHAIAFIDSLERPELVGVNPEVGHEQMAGLNFTAGIAQALYHGKLFHIDLNGQRGIKYDQDLVFGHGDLHNAFSLVDLLENGGPGGVPAYDGPRHFDYKPSRTEDETGVWDSAAANMRTYLLLKERAAAFRADPEVQEALAAAKVAELSTPTLNEGESYDDLLADRAAYEDFDANAYLGGKGFGFVRLQQLATEHLLGAR
- a CDS encoding serine hydrolase domain-containing protein; amino-acid sequence: MQLLSSRRWRAAAASAVVLGLVLTGCTSEDSFTYEPPAQVDGALPDDMTAQMQEAVDNAIRASGSSAAIVGVWAPWSGQWVTGVGSQEPGGETPVDVDMSFRIADVTRLMTCDVLYALADEGTVDLDGAVPDYVSGVPDLEDVTLLDLCNGTSGLGSSEEKIKAEWLKTPDRVWAPLELAGFGLAAPRTPVATTYRDSDAGYLLLGLALERASGMSASQLIAEYVTEPLGLANTSLPPSTSATPSTGEVLQGHYLNPVEGGFACSAPVDITKMSSSSGFTDSGAVSTIADLGRYAQAEARQVLRTKEEPDRFAAPLPAFDGAESWYQATGGAFLVGSMVGQHGWTPGYATAAYSDPASGFTVAVVLNNSTAGAGIAQSLAWELAAIGSKAPAADGQTAPDFGLPFTAEQYREAVNAAALPCVEPPVE
- a CDS encoding GOLPH3/VPS74 family protein, with protein sequence MLIVEELHLLLLRPDGRVESSVSTNRLFGEIAAVIVDLVLHHRVTVGEGKNPAITIVSAEPTGHPVLDAALARLAPVNGKRLQSLVMRSKLDPLDEVVESLVTQGILARGERGFFGWGAERTPESDPGPETLLRSRLAAVIAGTLAPTQADLALLAILQGMNAAHPLLRDEVGPISSGRLKKRIEQLTEGSPTGDAVSRAVTMVISAAMMAAMTPVFVATIT
- the xylB gene encoding xylulokinase; this encodes MALVLGVDSSTQSCKVVVVDSVTGAIVRSGRAPHPDGTSVDPEAWWDALQQAIADAGGLDDIEAWAIGGQQHGMVALDAEGRVIRDALLWNDTRSAQAADDLIGEFGASVLADRTGLVPVASFTITKLRWLRDHEPDNAARVAAVALPHDWLTWRLRGFGPERPDLGELVTDRSDASGTGYWNPRTGEYDRELLVAALGHDAVLPRVLGARESVTDAAGRRVAPGAGDNAAVALGVGARTGDVVVSIGTSGTIFAVTDRGVADPSGIVAGFADAADGYLPLVCTLNAARVLDVIARLLDVDHDGLSTLALEASPGAGGLELVPYFEGERSPNLPEATASLNAMTLASTTRENLARAAVEGMLGGLRFGLDALRELGIPLDRVLLVGGGAQSRAVREIAPLVFGLPVEVPEAAEYVAVGMARQAASVLR
- a CDS encoding multidrug transporter — its product is MSTQNDTANDGEDFEANRHDQLTSAPESTEADAAPRIDVSEHDGTTRIDIRDDAEVRPGAGPGMPEADGE